The genomic stretch CGAGCTGGCGCGCGTCTACCAGGGCAAGGGCGACGCGGCGAAGGCGGACGAGACGTACCAGCGCGCCCTCAACGCGGACGAGGGCTTCAGCGCGGCCTACTACTTCTACGCCACGCTCCTGTCGAAGGACGCCAAGCAGGGCGCCAAGGCGAAGATGCTGGCGCAGGAGTACCTGAAGCGCGACCCGAGCGGCGAGCACGCCTCGGCCGCCAGGTCGTTGTCGGGCGGGTGAGGCTCCTCCCCGTCGGTCCGGGGCGGTGACAAGCGGGGCTGATGCTCGCGGGCAGTCCGCCGCGGGGTCGGCCCCGTCGTCCGGGTTGCCCGGGGCCGGGGTGGGAGCTATGCCCCGGGGACCTTGGCTCCCCTGGACCGTCCGGACATGCGAGGTCGTACGCGCCGCGGGGCGAGCAGCCGTCCGCTGCTGGCGCGTGGCGGCGACGTGTCCTTGCCCACCCCCGGGCGGTGCCTGTATGGGAGGGCCCTTCCCCTGGCGGCAGCGAGCCTGTCGTACCTAGCCCTGGAGTCCGCTTGAGCGCGCGTGCAGAGTCCGTGTCGACGACCGCGTCCGACCTGATCTCCCTGATGAAGCCCAGGCTCTCCTCCCTGGTCCTCATCACCACCGCGGGAGGCATGTTCCTCGCCCCGGGCCCCTTGTCCACCGGCCACGCCCTGGTGACGCTGCTGGCCACCGCGGGCACGGTGGGCGCGGCCAACGCGCTCAACTGCTTCTGGGAGCGCGACAGCGACCGCTTCATGGCGCGCACGCAGAACCGGCCCCTGCCGTCCGGGCGCATGGAGCCCCCGGTCGCGCTGTGGTTCGGCGTCTCCCTGGCCGCGGTGTCCCTGCCGGCGCTCGCGCTGGGGGCCAACCTCCTGACGGCGGCCCTGGGCCTGCTGGCCCTGCTGAGCTACGTGCTGGCCTACACGCCGCTCAAGGCGCGCACGTCCGCGGCCATGCTGGTGGGGGCGGTGCCTGGCGCGCTGCCGCCGCTGATGGGCTGGACGGCGGTGACCGACCGCATCGACGGGGGCGGCTTCGCGCTCTTCGCCATCCTCTTCCTGTGGCAGATGCCGCACTTCATCGCCATCGCGCTGTTCCGCAAGGAGGAGTACGCGGCGGCGGGGCTCAAGTCGATTCCGCTCGACCGCGGCGACGAATCCAGCCGCGCGCAGATCGTCCTCTATCAGGTGGCCCTGGTGCCGATGACGCTGCTGCCCTTCCAGCTGAACATCTCCGGCTCCTGGTACCTGGCGGCGGCCGTCGTCCTGGGGCTGGGCTGGCTGGGCCAGGGGGCGTGGGGGTTCTTCCGGCACCTGGGAAAGCCCTGGGCGCGCCAGACGTTCTTCTTCTCGTTGCTCTACCTCACCGGCCTCTTCGCGGCGATGTGTCTCGACCGCATCCCTCGCGGCTAGCGCGGGGCAGCCGGGGGACACCGCCCATGCCTGATACCTCGGTCTCCACCGCGTCGCCCCCGCTGCTCCACATCCAGGGGCTCACCCGCCGCTTCCGCGACCGCGTCGCCGTCGACGGGCTCTCCCTCTCCGTGCGGTCGGGCGAAATCCTGGGCCTGCTGGGGCCCAATGGCGCGGGCAAGTCCACCACCTTCCAGATGCTCGCCGG from Myxococcus stipitatus encodes the following:
- the cyoE gene encoding heme o synthase, giving the protein MSARAESVSTTASDLISLMKPRLSSLVLITTAGGMFLAPGPLSTGHALVTLLATAGTVGAANALNCFWERDSDRFMARTQNRPLPSGRMEPPVALWFGVSLAAVSLPALALGANLLTAALGLLALLSYVLAYTPLKARTSAAMLVGAVPGALPPLMGWTAVTDRIDGGGFALFAILFLWQMPHFIAIALFRKEEYAAAGLKSIPLDRGDESSRAQIVLYQVALVPMTLLPFQLNISGSWYLAAAVVLGLGWLGQGAWGFFRHLGKPWARQTFFFSLLYLTGLFAAMCLDRIPRG